Below is a genomic region from Henckelia pumila isolate YLH828 chromosome 3, ASM3356847v2, whole genome shotgun sequence.
ATATTAGAATATACACTATATAAATTCTAAATTCTAAATTCTTCTTGGTTgaaagaaaacataaaaatttggaatcatatataatatataatttcactCCAATTAGTATTACAAGTGTCGAAGTTTGATTTGCTATTTACTtgtattaataataaatataatttttttaaaaaaagtgaaaATTCGTTAAACAAAATTCCGAAGCTTAAATTCGGAGAAATTTCGGTTTCGCTTCCAACACCCTTAGCTTTATGAAACCTTTTAACCAAGCTAAGGGCTCTTCCACCGCTTGCATCATCACCCAAGCTGAATCCGAAATTTGGGTCCGGTTCAGTTCGAACACCCCTAGCTTTATGAAGCCTTTTCGAATACGGAGGCGAAGGGCTCTTTCACCGATTGCATCATCACCCTGTCTGGCAAGGGTGGAGCCAGATTCAAAAATATCTGGGGTTGGTTCCGTCCTATTCTGTAATATATtaacaaaatatataattaattaaaaaaatataaaatattaactttatgaaaacatagaacaagagtatttaatatttaataccTTTAAAATCATGGAGCTAAAACACTGCTGAAGTTGTGCTCTTCGATTCTTCGTAGAATCAAACTCATTAATGATTAAATTgttatcattttttttcatcAAATCTCGTTCAATGTAGATTACCATAGAATCTGCGAAAAACTTTATTTTCATCTTTTCGAAGAGCTGTAATAACAAGTTTCATAGCTGAAAATGTTTTCGTTGTTGTTGTAGAAATGAGAAGAGTTAAAACAAGACGAATCAACttatcaattaaataaatatattagatTCAATATATAAGTAAACAATGTAGCTATGATGTAGATATTAtgtataaatattacaaatgaaAAACTAACTTGTCAATCAAATTGTAGGTTCCTGACTTATTTGTCTCAACTAATCTTCGATGTAATTCAGAAATAATtgataatttttgaaatattttatggccAACAACTTCAAGTTTATAGTAATCCAATTGCATTCTCAAGTGATGCAAATCTTGTGCATCGAAATCAAGAGAATAGAATTACTTAGCAAGAAAATAGATATGATCAACATTAAGAAGCTTAAAGTTTTGTTTAGGTTCCAAAGCACAACTAATTTTAAGAAGTTCTACTGTCTCATCCTTGTATCTATTATTAAGCTTTTCAACTTAAAAAAATCTATTGCAACTATAAATACATCAAATTGATAGTGGTTCTCAACTGTGATCGTTTTGTTGACAAGAACGGTCTGTACCAAATTATAATTAATGAGCTTCCATGTGTGGTACGTACCTCAATGTCATACTTGACACAAGCTTCTTTCACGTAACTAAGTAGAATAACAAACTTCTTAACTTAAAGTATGAAGCAAAGTTTTAGTAGTTGAAACACAGTTGATAGGATCGGTCTAAGGACAATGGAGGAAAATTTGTCATGGCTTTACTGAAATATTGTAGAAGTTTACCTCCAAAGATGCTAAACTGGGTTAAGTTGAGATTGGTCAACTGAACTGCTTCCTTTTTTGtgtgtctatgttaatcaaACAAATTCAATAAGTGCGGAATGAGGTCGACTAACATATTGAACTTATTCAAGATGGCTCGAAtggttgtgtgtgtgtgtttaacAGAAAGTAATCAacacaacaatttatttttggatgttCGGAGTTAAACTCTCCTACGTCATCCCTTCTTTCTCCTCGAAATGATTGACTCTAGAAGAATTTGATATATACAAGAAATTTGCAAAGAcccactccaagactaggaATTACCCAATtgcctatctcagaactcctaaACTTAACTCAAGAACTCAGCCCTCGACTGCTTTTGGTTACAAAGAGGTTTGAAGCATCTCAACTGATATATATGCTAATAAAACTCGACTAGCTAGTCTTCAAATGACTTTACAACATTCTTATTATAACTCAACACTTTGCACAATATTATCCTAACTGATCTGATATGCTTGAGGCGTGTGCATGGGTTCATCGGCTCTTGATATAATCATCGATGTAAGCTTGAAATACTCGACTGAATCTGTGAATAAACTGAAAGTGTTCAGTTTACCTCTCGATAACTTGAATATGTTTTGTGAGTTCTTCTTTGTTGTGACTCTGCTTTGAATCAACTACAAACTAATAGTTTTAAGCATGCAatcaacttaattaaaaatactaaattaaCAGAGTGAAACTTACGGAAACATATCTTATAATTTACATAAACTGGAAAAATACAGCCAATACTAAAACTCAAATCAAtagatacaaccatatcgaaatataGGCAACAAAACTAAAATGTattattatacagctatatcaaatACTATTGTATAATATACCCTCTGACAACTCCTGCCCTCTAGTCATGCCTCGAACCTCCTGCTCTATCCAACCTGgaacctgccccatcgaatggggtgtccaagataataccaAGGACGTGAGCGATTAACGCTCAGTACGTAAACATgagtataaatatgatgcatgcacatGTGATGACTGGGTAACGGGTCATCCatcaaatcatgctcagaatcggcgccatggtatgtacaCTAGTAGAAAAAAGGCCTTTAATGACACACAAAAATGTCATTATACGGAACTTTTGGTGACATTAAAATTTTGATGACATTTACAATAAATGTCCTCTATTCTAATGTCGTCTTAGCTTTGATGACATTTTGTAATGTCAGCATAAGATATCAACGTTGACTTTACAAGTGTCACAAATTAAAGATTTAAAGACAATATAAAATGCCAAGAAATGTTACTTTTAATGACACTTATGTGTGTCttatacatttatttataaTGACATTAAAAATTGTCACCAAAAGTACTAATTTATGAAGTCAATTTAAAATGTAATGTTAACTTCACTATTATGACATATAAATGTCACTTGTTTTAAATTACAAGAACATTAAAAAGTGTCACTATTTGCTATTTTTAAAGACATTTTGAAAtgttttttattagtttttctATAACATATATAATCTATACGTATTAGTTTTGATGATCCAACACCAATAAAACTGTCATATCATAAAATAGTTAGCTGCTTTCACCAAAATTCTCGTCAATAGCAAATTAacttaaaacataaataaaaacattcATTGAAACCAATATTCAATACATTACTGTCATATAAATATTTGTCTAACTTACAAAATTCTTATATCTAAGTGGCTATGCACCAAATCCATTCAGTTTTAGTACACTAGCAACAAAATGTAACCAAACGAAAAAATCAGTTAACTGGTTCGTAGAATATCTTCAATCACCTCGTAAATCATCTTCAACCACTGCGTCCTCATAAAcattaaatttcttttttttttacctgcaaagtgaaaacaaaatttacatatttacatatgtaaaactaaaaaataaaaatgtaaagTGCATATCACTCTTTTTTCTATTAACTCCatatttaaacttttaaaaccAAACAGGGGTtcaaaatatgaatatttaaataattaagaaaGCAAACTaagacaataaaataaatagattCAATACCTCATCTTTATTACCCGCAATTTTCAAATCATCAGAGTAACTACCACAACCATCTTTCTGGTGATCTACTCCATCATTTTTAACTACTCTGGCAATATTCTACAATTATCATTATTGTTATCActgaaaaagaaaacaaaacaaaaaaatcaagTTCACGGGCTACCTTCAGTGACCATGATTGATATGTCAAAACACCACAATTAAGCTTAATAAAGTTCAAGTTAACCACATAATGAAGAGTGCATGCAATTCAATGTAGAAAATGTATCCCTCAAGCAAAAGCTATATAAATAGGTAAAATCAGCTggtagaaaataaaaatttaatcctAAACACCACTATAAAAATTTCCATTCACCCAATATCGGTTTCTACATTTTACAAATACCAAAAGTGAATTTAcctatttattaaatatttcgaCATTGTACTCCCGTCTCTTTTTCCATCATCGCGAGTATCTAAACAAATTATTACACAAAAATAATGTTAATATCCAAAAAATATGAAGAACACACAACCTAAAATCATATTAATATATGCACGTCAGAGAAATGAGGATAAAAAAGAAATACTTGCTTTCTCTCAATAAGATATGGTTGGTAAGTTCCTTATCACAGGCAGCAACAATTCAAACAAGAAATGATCAGAGATTTGGAGGAATGACTGGGCTGTGTTTGAAATGTTCTAGGGTTCAAACACATCCTTCAGTAACCAAAAACAACAAACAAGTTGGACgaaatcagaaaaataaaaacatagcAAGTCACGCTTCAAAACCAACAGGAAcatacttgttgacaaactacaACAGTAAAATTAAAGTGAGAAAAACATGCAAAACCCAAATAAAAAAGGGAAACCTGAATTCATGCCAAAAAAGGAAAACCCAATGGCTGATGAACTAAAATGAGAATCATTGGAAAATTTGCAGTTTTCTGGATCGAACAACAAGATCAAAACATCTTCCAAAATATATAAAACCCAAATCAAAAAGGGAAACCAGAATTCATGTAAAAATTCGGCCCTGTAGATTATCATTACTCTGGACTCTGGACtctgaatttgatttatttttatcacaCATGCATGCGTTTTATTTCTCTATGTGAATGTTGTTCTTACACAGCATCTACAACAATTGAATTTCAGGTGATGTTAATTTCTAGTGTAGAGAAACGTATAAGTTTGAATGTGTACCTCAACCAAAAGTGGCAGATCTTCACTGGTTCAGttgtatcaaaataattatGCCACGATATTTGACCCCACCTTCAAAAATTACTCCTAAAAAAGGCAAAGTCAATGCACTACAGACATAGGAGTTGATCAATTCAGTTCTTGGATGAAATCCCACTACCTTGTTTAGCAACTTCTTTCTTTTTCAAAAAAGTCTgatcagatgatttaaaagaGTCCAAACAGGTTGATCAAAAAACAATAGAAAGGGTTGAAACTCACTTGAGGAGGGATTCCCAACTCCAAAGACAGTGGACTTATGATAAATTCGCCTCCTAGGCCTAGTATCCCCATACAATACCAGCCATGCCACCAAAAAGTTCAAAAACACACAAATTTACACTTCAAAAACATAAATTACAATGAATATCACAGTCGCATGGTCTTTTAGCTGTTCTGGAGGACTTTCCTgacaaaaaaaagagaaaaggaGCAAGCGCCACATTATTTATACatgcaaaaatgaaaaaaagagGTGTCTGTCTGTCACACTAAGAAATGTATGCTTAGTTATTGCAAACCAATAAATTGGGTAAAAGTGTGGTGCATGATTTGTTGCAGCAACGACATCATAATTAGAGTACCATGACATAGTATGAATTAATATTAGTTTTGAATGACTGTctataagaaaaaaataataggaTTTACTGAACACCATTTTCAATCTCAAAGAAATCCACATATTATCAAAATATATGAGTTTGAAAACTGGATCATTTGACTTACTAGAGTTTTCAAAACCAAATATTCACCCTTGCTTTCAGGTTTGCAGGTTTCATCTTTTGTTTTAGGGCCTGATCTCATAGCTTAGCCTTTTCAGTTTGGGCTTCAAGCTTTACTGAGTCCTTTCCCTAGGTATTGAATTAATATCATCTATTAATACAactaatgggctttattaatctagtctaactagaatattattaatttattaaagtcaACTACTTTAATAAGTTATCATGATGGGCTTGTACTCTTATTAGCCCATGATTCATGATTCATTGTATTAATATTATCATAATCTCGATCGATGATCCAATATATCACCAATGTGACGATTTTAACTTAATCGTTATTATGATGCGCACTTCAATTTTCGAAACCAATAGAGCATAAATAAGGCAGCTGCTAATTTTTGGAACACTTCCACTCAAATTAAGCAGGTGCACTCCCTTCACTGTTTTTAGCAGTCATGCTCTCAAAATTTTTCTATAAGCtattataaactcatttataaacttatcatttgatccaatcaaatttgtttaatcataaattcaactctttgaatttattatctcgaCAAGAATGGGAAAATCAgtgcttgtgtgaccctcaatggttcagggatgcAGCTAGTCGTGGGTTCATAATTTTTTGTGATTCAGGACACTGTCTTTTATACGGGCTTACCCTTATTAGTCTCATTATATGCATCAAATCTTGATCATAAGAATGTCATAATTCTATTTCTGATtggacccatcgaatcatggtaagagcgtctagtagtatcgccccatgattccctaggtatcactgatagtgcctacaaaaACCAATCGATTAATGTtatcgtacagtacggtcccttcatctcatatatcccgatcgaatctgcaaccattggttcatcgaaTATTGCATGTGAAGTTCGATAACGATGTGATTCAACTTAgagaatacatagtggcatcgcatgtgcaactagggaACCACTTTACCCTATTGCATATTTCATAGTCTGGCCAGAGATTAcatgcactattatctcataagatcacataggatatccacacccgtAGGTGGGTGGTGAATTCCCGACTAAAATGCActggctcctacatgtgtcgcAATTTTACCCAATCTCGTCACCTGATGACCCTCCTgaagtcggtaaacaagtcataaCATGCACAAtcctagcatgtagagcctcagtgttgtctcgggtcgtaaggactaatgatgtacaaccataaccacaaacttatccactcgatgaataataaccacttgggaagtccgagggagggtagttcagtgaactcatcgtatgagcaccaatttgtatgattgaacatctctatgtccataccaatgaaacgtggtacacaacatcacagattctagtctcgagctcgagcgatctttatccttattttggacggctcaatcaactaggaacttaatttagaatatatagtaattaaaatatgtgtttcatgattgttATCACATGTACAACCTTAGATTtatttactatagtatattcaaggcaAAATGGATAATCTTGAGCGAACGGTCCATGTTTTACGATCTTTAGTTCTCAAGAACTAACAAATTTGGACCAAATTCATTTAATTTATGTGAAAACTTATATGAAATGATTAATAAAGTGTTACAATTAACTTTTATAACAACTTCATTGATTAATCATTTTGTAAAAATTACAAATTAGTTACTACAAGAACTTATATATTGAGTAGTCACGTTTATAGGTCCTAAGCCTAAAGACATGACAGATTGATATGAGAGGATGATACGTACATAAAAAAATAACGAGAAATAAGTTTTATATAAGAGAAAGTTTTACGTATATGAGAGTAGTCTCGAGCTTGGACCCGAGAGACAGAGTGCTACCAAATGGAGCCTCCATTGCGATCAGATAGCTCTATTTAACCAAAAAAGATCAAATAATATTCATTGTAGGTACCATTGTTTTTTCCATATGATCTCTacactttaaaaaaattcatgcaattaattaatcgTGAACAGCCCTTAATTACATCTATCTATAACTAATTCCTTGTGCCATAAAGTAGCACCAATTCATCTACAATCTGGATCAGCAACACTTGAAGAATCTGTCCCCCAAATTGGACACATATATCCTCAAAATCTTCGAACTTGAAGATCTGGCCGTCCGTCCGGTCCCAATTGATCTCGTCCACACTTTCTTGAGTCAACCTAAAGACTTCTTCCAACACATTTCCGCACTCATTAATTCTCCCAAATTTCTTCTCGTTAGCTCTGCTCTTCGTAATCGCCCTGATTTCTCCATTCTTTTGTGACAAAGAATGTTTCTTTGAACATATTTCATGCGATGCTTCACCTACAATCACACGTACACCAAATCAAGAGAAATTATATTCCTCAATATCCACATAATAAGAATGTCGGCATGATGTCAGACATTCGACACTTTAAGAAAACccgattataaatatataaaaaaaaaaaacaagacgaAAATTTGACTACTTAGACGACCAAGATACTAATGCATACCTCTTCTTCCGGTTGGTTCGGGGTGTATTTTCTTGACACCATGCACTTTTTTGATCTTCTTGACAGTTGGCCTTGTTTCTCTGGAATCAATTGCTGGTTTGTTGATCACTGATCCCCTTCTTTCCTTCAAATTTACGCTCCTTCTAATTCCATTCAAATCTTTCTTGGGATTTGCCATTTTTCTAGCTGCTGCAGGCACCTTCTTGTTCACTGTTGTAAACTTTTCGGCGgcatttcttgatttcttctcCAATATTCTCCCTTTCTCGTAGATTACAGTAGTAGTACTGGTCGTCTTTCTTGCAACAACCTGCAAAGGATGATCACCTTCTCCGCAGCAATATTCCGCAGTTTCATCTAATGGGAAAACTACGCTAAACTTATCGAAAGGAGAAGGGACTTCTCGGAACGAAACAGAGGTTCTAACCCGCCTGTGGCGGCGGGGGCACGGATCCAACTGCGAGAGAAAATCGATGGAATTCACCGACCTGCTTCTGAAGTAAGAACCCAAGGTTTTCGAGTTCTGTAAAGGGCTCGCTGGAAGCGAATCCAACCCCATTAATCTGGCCACGACTCCTGGCTTTGCAGCTTCTTGTTTATTCACATGATCATAAGCATCGGAGTACCCCGCGGGGGATTTTTCCAGGTTCTGTGTCGTGCAAGATTCGATGTTGAAGTGCTCCGACGGGTGTGTCGGCAGACTTCCGGTGCAAAGCAAGCCGCGGAGAATGCCGGAGAAGCATTTGGCCGGCGGAGTCTGATTCTCTGATGAAGCAGTGGTACTGCTACTACCTTTCATGGCGCGCGGCGGAGAATTCACACACAATGGGATATATGAATGAATCTGTAGTGTTTGGAGATGGGAAAAAAGGCGGAGCAAGATTTTTGGATTTGGAAATGTGATGAATTATTGGAGAGTAATTGGGCAGTGATCAGAATTGATTGGGAtggaatgaatgaatgaatggtattattatttaatcgagGAAGATGCCAAGACTTTTTTGCCTTTGGATTCACACTTGCATggattgttattattattattattattattattattattattattattattattattattattgtactCTAAATAGTACGTTGTTAAGTACATAGAATTTTCATTATACAGACTACTCGGCAATTTCTCCAGTCTTATGTGGTATTGATTTTTTCAATTCACGGTACTATTGATGAAATAATCAAATCACGTGATTGAtcgtattttatatatatatatatatatagatgagaAATTTGTGAAATTAGTACAGAaagttgaaaaagaaaaaagaaaataatttccCCAACAATGATCAATCTGGTCCATATAAGGAGTTTTAAAAAAtgtttgacataaaaattagtATTTTTCATGGATCGAATAAGATCGGAAAtctttttttcataaaattgactttgaattttgaaatggtCTTGTAAGAATTTTTTTGGTAAATTTATAAGGACTTTAGATTGAATCCATATCGAAAGATTTAGTTAATAATATTTTCTGGTTGACTAAGTATAATGTTTTAatcggttttttttttatataaatactatAGATAAACTACATCTTATTACACTACAAAAATGGTATATGCCCTCCCATTGGCCTATATTGCACTTTGCTTCTCTAATCAATCAAAACTAAATTTTAGTACAATTAATATCCCGATTTATTTGTATTCCTGATTCATTAATTTTAACGAGAGTGCTGATATGATATAAGATATTGTTGACATGACAATGAACATTATCGAGACGTCATTTTTaacactttaaaaaaaaaatgcataattaattatatatagatacaAGAACAGTCATGTTAATGCACTAGCTCGTACT
It encodes:
- the LOC140892480 gene encoding uncharacterized protein gives rise to the protein MKGSSSTTASSENQTPPAKCFSGILRGLLCTGSLPTHPSEHFNIESCTTQNLEKSPAGYSDAYDHVNKQEAAKPGVVARLMGLDSLPASPLQNSKTLGSYFRSRSVNSIDFLSQLDPCPRRHRRVRTSVSFREVPSPFDKFSVVFPLDETAEYCCGEGDHPLQVVARKTTSTTTVIYEKGRILEKKSRNAAEKFTTVNKKVPAAARKMANPKKDLNGIRRSVNLKERRGSVINKPAIDSRETRPTVKKIKKVHGVKKIHPEPTGRRGEASHEICSKKHSLSQKNGEIRAITKSRANEKKFGRINECGNVLEEVFRLTQESVDEINWDRTDGQIFKFEDFEDICVQFGGQILQVLLIQIVDELVLLYGTRN